The Paenibacillus dendritiformis region GCGACGGCATCCCCGAAATAGGACGTCGTAAAATCGATGACGCCGCTGACTTCCCAGCCTCGATCGGTTTGCTGCACGAGCACGTTTTCCGGCTTGAAGTCGCCCATGACGAAGGCGGGGGAGTCCAGTCTCTCCATCGTTGTCTGCGCGCTGTCCAATAGCTGTTCCACCCATGCCTTGTCCCGGTCCGTAATCACGGAGTACTTCGCGGCGTCGTCGAGCCAATCGTGAATCGTCCCGTACAGCCACGCCGTGTAGGAACCGGCGAACGGGCGAATATGGCTGCTATCCGGGTCGAATTCCCCGGGCTGCTCCACCTTCCAGCCGTGCATTGCGAGCAGGGTGCGCCCGAGTGCTGCTGCGATGCCGCATGCATCTTCATGATGAAGCACCCGCAGCAGCTCCGGATCGTGAATATGCCGTCCGGGCAGACAGGGCATCAGCGCATAGCTCCACCCGAAAATATCATCCGACTCATCAATCAGATAGGGATAAGGGACCTTGACTCCGGTATTCGCGTGCAAATGCCGGATAAAATACGCTTCCTCCCTCCACTGTCCGGGATAGAGGGGATTGCCCTTCAGTACGAACTCCCCGGCTGTAGACGTGACGAACAGCGTCTGCTTCATGACCCCGTGCTCCGTAGGCGCGGAGCGAAGCAATCGGCCCAGCCCGAACCGGTCCAGCATCCGCTGCAGTTGGCTGTCCGTCAGGGCGCCTAACGATTTCGATGCGAAAAAAACGGTTGTCGTCAACCGCTGCACCTCCGTTACGAATAGTATGAATGCTGATTCATTTTAACTGCATAATACACAAAAAGCGGCTTGCCTGCAGGCAGCCGCATTGTCGCAAATATCGACGCGATCCTCTACAATACGCGATCTCCAGAATTATCCTATCACGCCGATTCGGGGAAGTCAAAGCAATTATCCGCAAGGGCAAGCATGCGGACAGGCCGCATGAGCACTGTGCGGGACATGGACTTCGGGCCGCTAACCGGACCGCGCCCGGCGCAGCGAGAACGAAGCACAGCCGGCTCCGCAGAGCCGGCTGTACTGTGACGTATTTCAAAGCAGTCTTATCCTTCGAGGAGCAGCGTCTCCGGATCTTCCAGCATCTCCTTGACCTTAACCAGGAATCCGACCGCTTCCGCGCCATCGACGATGCGGTGATCGTAGGAGAGGGCGATGTACATCATCGGACGGTTCTCCGAGCGCTCTTCATCGATAGCGACCGGACGCAGTTGAATCTTGTGCATGCCGAGGATGCCGACCTGCGGCGCGTTCAAGATTGGCGTCGACAGCAGGGAACCGAAGACGCCGCCATTCGTAATCGTGAAGGAGCCGCCTTGCAGATCGGACAGCGCCAACGAGTTGGAGCGGGCCTTCGACGCCAGTTCGCCGATGGAGCGCTCGATCTCCGCGAAGCTGAGGCGATCCGCGTCGCGAACGACCGGTACGACGAGGCCTTCCTTCGCCGCAACGGCGATGCCGATATCGTAGAACTTCTTCACGAGAATATCTTGTCCGTCGATCTCGGCGTTCAGCAGCGGATAAGCCTTCAATGCGCCGACGACCGCCTTGGTGAAGAACGACATGAAGCCGAGACCCACATCATGCTTTTCCTTGAAGGCGTCTTTGCGCCGCTTGCGGATATCGAGAATCGCAGTCATGTCGACTTCGTTGAACGTCGTCAGCATGGCTGCCGTCTGCTGCGCCTCCACCAGGCGGGTCGCGATCGTCTGGCGGCGGCGGGACATACGCTGGCGCTCGATCGGCTTCACCGGATCGGCAGGCTCACCGGAAGCTGGTGCCGCAGGCTTCGCCGGCGCTGCCGGAGCCGCAACTGGCGCTGCAGCCGGGCGGGCCGCGTTCGCTTGCACATCATCATGCTGAATGCGGCCGATCGGGTCGCGCGCAGATACGCCGTTCAGGTCGATGCCCTTCTCTCTCGCCAGCTTGCGTGCGGCCGGAGAGGCGTGGTAGGCGCCGCTATCCGCGGCAGGCGCAGGCACTGGGGCCGACACTGCCGGAGCTGCAGCCGGAGCGCTCTCCTTCTCGGCGGCAGTCGCTTCCGCTGCCGGAGCCGCTTGAGCTGCCGGAGCTGGTGCTGGAGTGCTTGCTCCCGCCCCGGAGCCGATGACGGCGATGACTTCGCCGACAGCGACATTCTCGCCTTCCCCTCTCAGGATCGATTCAATGACTCCGCTCTCTTCGGCGCTGATTTCCAGATTGACTTTATCGGTTTCCAACTCGGCGAGCAGATCCCCTTGACCTACCGTGTCGCCTACTTTGACAAGCCATTTATGCAAGGTTCCTTCCGATATCGATTCTCCAAGATCAGGCACTTTGATTTCAGCCACGACCGTAACCTCCCAGGTTAATTAGTTTTTGTCGAGCGATGCAACGATTCCGTAATGATTTGCCGTTGTTCGAAGCTATGGACATCCGCATACCCGCTCGCCGGGCTGGAATGCTCCGGACGTCCGATATAGTGGACAGGCACCTTCTTCGGAGCCACTTCGCGAATCCGCGGCTCCATATACGTCCAGGCGCCCATATTTTTCGGTTCTTCCTGTACCCAGACGATCTCCTTCAGGGCCGGATAGCGTCCGATAATAGCCGCAATCTCTTCCTGCGGGAACGGATACAGCTGTTCGACGCGGATCATATGCAGCCAGGAGTGATCCCGATCCGACGTCTCCAGTTCAGTCTGCAGATCGATCGCCATCTTGCCGGTGGCCAGAATGAGGCGCTCCACCTTCTTCGGCTGCTCCCCTTCCATGGCTTCATCCCATACCGGATGGAAGTGCCCTTCGCTGAGCTCGCTGCCCGGGGATGCGCTCCGCGGGTTCCGCAGCAGGCTCTTCGGCGCCATGACGATGAGCGGACGCGCTTCATCGGTACCGCCGATCGCGGCCTGGCGGCGCAGCAGATGGAAGTATTGCGCCGCGCTGGTCAGATTGACAACCGTCCAGTTATGCTCTGCGGACGATTGCAGGAACCGCTCCAGGCGGGCGCTGGAATGCTCCGGACCTTGGCCTTCGAAGCCGTGCGGCAGCAGGACGACGAGATTGGACTTCTGGTTCCATTTCGCCCGGCCGGCAGCGATGAACTGGTCGAAAATGACTTGCGCCGCATTGGCGAAGTCGCCGTATTGCGCTTCCCAGATAACGAGCGTCTCTGGCGCGAATACGTTATAGCCGTATTCATATCCGAGTACAGACGCTTCGGACAACGGACTGTTATAGATACCGAAGGAGGCCTTCGCCTGCGGTATGCGGTGCAGCGGCGAGAACGTCTCGCCCGTCTTATAGTCATGCAGCACGAGATGGCGCTGTGAGAAGGTGCCCCGCTCGGAATCTTGCCCGGTGATGCGGATCGGCTGCCCTTCCGCCAGGATCGTCGCGAACGCCAGCGTCTCGGCGAGCGCCCAGTCGACCTTTTCGCCCTCATCGAGCGCGTTGGCCCGGCGCTGCAAAATACGCTGCAGCTTCGGATAGACCTGGAAGCCCTCCGGCACCTCCAGCAGCTCGCGGTTGATCTCCCGCAGCTGCTCGATCGGCACGGCGGTGCCGTTGCCGGACAAGCGGCTTGGCGGCTCGCCCGTGTTGTGGCGGTACGCCCGGTCGGTCGTCTCCTTCATCTTGTCATACGCCTGCTGCAGGACGGCTTCGGCATCCTTCTTCATCTGCTCGATCTGCGCGTCGTCCACTAAGCCTTCCTGCTTCAACCGCTCGCCATAGATGACATACGCGGTCGAATGCTGGTTCACCTTGCTGTACACGAACGGCGACGTTCCTTCCGGATCGTCCATCTCGTTGTGGCCGTGACGGCGGTAGCCGATCAGATCGATCAGGAAGTCCTTCTTGAACACGCTCCGGTATTCGACCGCCATGCGAACGGCCGCGATGCATGCATCCGGATCGTCCGCATTCACGTGCACGATCGGAATCTCGAACCCTTTGGCCAGGTCGCTCGCATAATGCGTGGAGCGGGAATCCTCGCTCTTCGTCGTGAACCCGATGCGGTTATTGACGATAATGTGCAGCGTGCCTCCGTTCTGGAAGCCGCGGAGCTTGTTGAAGTTCAGCGTCTCCGAGACGATGCCTTCCCCCGGGAAGGCGGCGTCGCCGTGCATGAGCACCGTCGCGGCCTTCCCGGTATCCTGGCGCGGATAGCCTGGCTGGCTGCGGTCATCCTGGGCGGCGCGGGAGAAGCCCTCCACGACCGGATTGACGTATTCCAGATGGCTCGGGTTGTTCGCGAGCGTAACCTTGGTCCGCACGGTATTGCCTTCGGTTACGGAGCGATCTGCGCCCAGATGGTATTTCACGTCGCCGGTCCAGCCGTAGTTGATGCCCATTGAGCCTTCCGACGGGAACAGATCCTTGTTCGGAGAGTGATGGAACTCCGAGAAAATCTTGCCGTACGGCTTCCCAAGCACGTGCGCGAGCACGTTTAACCGGCCTCGATGGGCCATGCCCATGAGGATATGCTGAGTGCCGTTGGCGGCGGAGGTGCGGACGAGTTCGTCTAGCATCGGCACGAGAACATCGGTGCCTTCGATCGAGAAGCGCTTCTGTCCGACGAAAGTGCGGTGCAGGAACGTCTCGAACTGTTCCACCTCGATCAGTCGTTTCAAGAGAGAGACGCGTTCGGCTGAAGTAAGCGGCTCCGGTGAATTGAGGCATTCCGTATGTCTGCGCAGCCACTTCAATTCTTCCTCGTCATGCACATGTCTGAATTCATACGCGATGGAGCGGGTGTACACCGCGCGCAGATGCTCGATCGCATCCCAGCAGGTACGGACGCCGGCAGGCGCCTCCTTCAGCACGATCGAGGCAGGCAGAGCTTCCAGATCCGCGCGAGTCAGGCCGTAGGCCTCCGGCTCGAAGCGGCGGGTATCCACGGGCGGATTGATGCCCAATGGATCGATATCGGCCGCCAGATGGCCGAAGGTGCGGATAATGCCGGCCAGCTTGACGGCGGAGACGACTTTATTTAATCCGTCTCCGTCCAGCGAGACCGGAGCAGCGGCTCCTTCTGCTTGGGAACCGATTGAAGCAGGCGGCGGCCCGAAGCGGGCGAACAGGTCCCGGTAATTCGCTTCGACGGATTCGGGATCGTTAACGTATTGCTCGTACTGTTCCTGGATGTACCCGAGATTGGGTCCATAGTAATCCTTCCATACCCTTTCCTTCTCAGTAACTTCTGCAGCCGACATGAATGCTAGACCTCCTTACGGATTATGCCAAATCTATGAGTATATCTATAATGACATACCCAATGTTTGCGTTTACACTTAGTGTACCACTTGTTCGCCAGAAATTAAAATAAAATGGACGTTTTTACGAGAAGAAAATGTGGAATTTATCATGGTAAATGTTCGGAACCTATTTTCTCAATCCATTCTCATAGAAACGATTGTTCATCATACATGATTATACAATTTCATGCAGAAAATAGAAACTTGGAAGAGAGATGCGATTCCCTCTCCCGATCTCTTCGACTATAATAGGGATATCGGTAACATCGCAACTAATTTCCAGATAGCCTGGCATGCGGCGGGAGTGGATTCCCGGCATCCGAAGCATCACCAAATCTATGAGGAGACAGGAGACGAAGAGGATGAGCAAGCTGAACGTGACGGACGGGCAATGGCTGCAGCGCCTGAAGGAGAAATTCCAGTACAAGCGGCAATTGGCATGCTATCGGGAAGAAGCGCTGTTCGGCATCTTCGACGGGCCGTTAACGGAAGAAGAGCGCTTTTGTCTGCAATTTCTATATGCCTACATGCCGCTGCATGATATGGCGGACTATGACGGGGACTACTTCCTGAAGCATGTCCGCCGGACGCTGGAGACACGCGATCTGGCGCCGTGGGGGGAGCGGATTCCGCAGGACGTCTTCCTGAACTTCGTGCTGCCTTACCGGGTGAACAACGAGAATATGGATGACAGCCGGCACGTCATTTTCGGGGAATTGTTCGATCGGGTTAAAAATAAATCGATGACAGAGGCGATCCTTGAGACGAATTATTGGTGCCATGAGAAAGCGACATACATCGGCACGGACATGCGGACGGTGTCGCCGCTGACCTTGATGCGCACCGCGCTCGGACGCTGCGGCGAGCAGTCGACCCTGGCCGTCGCCGCCCTGCGCAGCGTCGGCATACCCGCGCGCCAGTGCTATACGCCGCGCTGGGCGCATTGCGACTCGAACCATGCCTGGGTCGAGGCCTGGGCTGACGGCGAATGGCATTTCCTCGGCGCCTGCGAGCCGGAAGCCCGCCTGGACGAGGGCTGGTTCCGCGCGCCGTCGCGGCGGGCGATGCTCGTCAACACCCGCGTCGCCGCGGATTACATCGGGCCGGAGGAGACCTGCTCGGACCATCCGTGGTATACCGAGATCAATCTGCTCGGCAACTATGCGCCGCGGAAGACGATTACGGT contains the following coding sequences:
- a CDS encoding phosphotransferase family protein, with translation MTTTVFFASKSLGALTDSQLQRMLDRFGLGRLLRSAPTEHGVMKQTLFVTSTAGEFVLKGNPLYPGQWREEAYFIRHLHANTGVKVPYPYLIDESDDIFGWSYALMPCLPGRHIHDPELLRVLHHEDACGIAAALGRTLLAMHGWKVEQPGEFDPDSSHIRPFAGSYTAWLYGTIHDWLDDAAKYSVITDRDKAWVEQLLDSAQTTMERLDSPAFVMGDFKPENVLVQQTDRGWEVSGVIDFTTSYFGDAVADLPKLTALCLERGEEEQAASFLSAYVGDSAPLQEGFLERFRVHMLHQRLLRWGCAQAMKQVTWDPELSFSEWAEPYTEAAARLLRA
- the odhB gene encoding 2-oxoglutarate dehydrogenase complex dihydrolipoyllysine-residue succinyltransferase gives rise to the protein MAEIKVPDLGESISEGTLHKWLVKVGDTVGQGDLLAELETDKVNLEISAEESGVIESILRGEGENVAVGEVIAVIGSGAGASTPAPAPAAQAAPAAEATAAEKESAPAAAPAVSAPVPAPAADSGAYHASPAARKLAREKGIDLNGVSARDPIGRIQHDDVQANAARPAAAPVAAPAAPAKPAAPASGEPADPVKPIERQRMSRRRQTIATRLVEAQQTAAMLTTFNEVDMTAILDIRKRRKDAFKEKHDVGLGFMSFFTKAVVGALKAYPLLNAEIDGQDILVKKFYDIGIAVAAKEGLVVPVVRDADRLSFAEIERSIGELASKARSNSLALSDLQGGSFTITNGGVFGSLLSTPILNAPQVGILGMHKIQLRPVAIDEERSENRPMMYIALSYDHRIVDGAEAVGFLVKVKEMLEDPETLLLEG
- a CDS encoding 2-oxoglutarate dehydrogenase E1 component; this encodes MSAAEVTEKERVWKDYYGPNLGYIQEQYEQYVNDPESVEANYRDLFARFGPPPASIGSQAEGAAAPVSLDGDGLNKVVSAVKLAGIIRTFGHLAADIDPLGINPPVDTRRFEPEAYGLTRADLEALPASIVLKEAPAGVRTCWDAIEHLRAVYTRSIAYEFRHVHDEEELKWLRRHTECLNSPEPLTSAERVSLLKRLIEVEQFETFLHRTFVGQKRFSIEGTDVLVPMLDELVRTSAANGTQHILMGMAHRGRLNVLAHVLGKPYGKIFSEFHHSPNKDLFPSEGSMGINYGWTGDVKYHLGADRSVTEGNTVRTKVTLANNPSHLEYVNPVVEGFSRAAQDDRSQPGYPRQDTGKAATVLMHGDAAFPGEGIVSETLNFNKLRGFQNGGTLHIIVNNRIGFTTKSEDSRSTHYASDLAKGFEIPIVHVNADDPDACIAAVRMAVEYRSVFKKDFLIDLIGYRRHGHNEMDDPEGTSPFVYSKVNQHSTAYVIYGERLKQEGLVDDAQIEQMKKDAEAVLQQAYDKMKETTDRAYRHNTGEPPSRLSGNGTAVPIEQLREINRELLEVPEGFQVYPKLQRILQRRANALDEGEKVDWALAETLAFATILAEGQPIRITGQDSERGTFSQRHLVLHDYKTGETFSPLHRIPQAKASFGIYNSPLSEASVLGYEYGYNVFAPETLVIWEAQYGDFANAAQVIFDQFIAAGRAKWNQKSNLVVLLPHGFEGQGPEHSSARLERFLQSSAEHNWTVVNLTSAAQYFHLLRRQAAIGGTDEARPLIVMAPKSLLRNPRSASPGSELSEGHFHPVWDEAMEGEQPKKVERLILATGKMAIDLQTELETSDRDHSWLHMIRVEQLYPFPQEEIAAIIGRYPALKEIVWVQEEPKNMGAWTYMEPRIREVAPKKVPVHYIGRPEHSSPASGYADVHSFEQRQIITESLHRSTKTN